One genomic window of Actinoplanes lobatus includes the following:
- the fliQ gene encoding flagellar biosynthesis protein FliQ, whose protein sequence is MTDTMVVELAMQALTIAAKMAAPVLLTALVVGFAVSLFQSVTQIQEATLSFVPKAIAIGAALLLAGNWMLHQMMTFTTELFEKVPSLLA, encoded by the coding sequence ATGACCGACACGATGGTGGTTGAGCTGGCGATGCAGGCCCTGACGATCGCGGCGAAGATGGCGGCGCCGGTGCTCCTGACCGCCCTCGTGGTCGGCTTCGCCGTCTCGCTCTTCCAGTCGGTCACCCAGATCCAGGAGGCCACGCTCTCCTTCGTCCCGAAGGCGATCGCGATCGGCGCGGCCCTGCTGCTGGCCGGCAACTGGATGCTCCACCAGATGATGACCTTCACCACCGAGCTCTTCGAGAAGGTCCCGAGCCTGCTCGCGTAG
- the pdxS gene encoding pyridoxal 5'-phosphate synthase lyase subunit PdxS, protein MSENQPAVGTARVKRGMAEMLKGGVIMDVVNAEQAKIAEDAGAVAVMALERVPADIRAQGGISRMSDPDMIEGIIGAVSIPVMAKARIGHFVEAQVLQALGVDYVDESEVLSPADFANHIDKWQFTVPFVCGATNLGEALRRITEGAAMIRSKGEAGTGDVSNATTHMRKIRAEIRRLQTLPEDELYVAAKELQAPYELVKEIAERGKLPVVLFTAGGIATPADAAMMMQLGAEGVFVGSGIFKSGNPAQRAAAIVKATTFHDDPDVIAKVSRGLGEAMVGINVEDEPVPHRLSERGW, encoded by the coding sequence ATGTCTGAGAACCAGCCCGCCGTCGGAACCGCACGCGTCAAGCGCGGCATGGCGGAGATGCTCAAGGGCGGCGTGATCATGGACGTGGTCAACGCCGAGCAGGCGAAGATCGCCGAGGACGCGGGCGCCGTCGCGGTCATGGCGCTGGAGCGTGTGCCCGCCGACATCCGCGCCCAGGGTGGCATCTCCCGCATGTCCGACCCCGACATGATCGAAGGAATCATCGGCGCGGTCTCCATCCCGGTGATGGCCAAGGCCCGCATCGGCCACTTCGTCGAGGCCCAGGTGCTCCAGGCGCTCGGCGTCGACTACGTGGACGAGTCCGAGGTGCTCTCCCCCGCCGACTTCGCCAACCACATCGACAAGTGGCAGTTCACCGTGCCGTTCGTCTGCGGAGCCACCAACCTGGGCGAGGCGCTGCGCCGGATCACCGAGGGCGCCGCCATGATCCGGTCGAAGGGTGAGGCCGGCACCGGTGACGTCTCCAACGCCACCACCCACATGCGGAAGATCCGTGCCGAGATCCGCCGGTTGCAGACCCTGCCCGAGGACGAGCTGTACGTGGCCGCCAAGGAGCTCCAGGCGCCGTACGAGCTGGTCAAGGAGATCGCCGAGCGGGGCAAGCTGCCGGTCGTGCTGTTCACCGCGGGCGGCATCGCGACCCCCGCCGACGCGGCCATGATGATGCAGCTCGGCGCCGAGGGCGTCTTCGTCGGCTCCGGCATCTTCAAGTCCGGCAACCCGGCCCAGCGCGCCGCCGCCATCGTGAAGGCCACCACCTTCCACGACGACCCGGACGTGATCGCCAAGGTCTCCCGCGGTCTGGGCGAGGCCATGGTCGGCATCAACGTCGAGGACGAGCCGGTCCCCCACCGCCTCTCCGAGCGCGGCTGGTAG
- a CDS encoding glycosyltransferase family 4 protein, with product MRIGIVSPYSFDVPGGVQNHIMDLAEALLGLGHVVSVLAPADDDAELPDYLVPAGRAVPLPYNGSVARIAFGPVSTARVRRWLKHGEFDVLHVHEPFSPSLSFLAVVSARGPVVATFHTAMTRSRALSGLQPFLQPVAEKITARIAVSELARKVQVEHLGGGAVEIPNGVAVAKFVSASPLPGWPGQGGTLGFLGRFTEPRKGFPLLRTAYVSLARERPGLRLLVAGPGDRDELYDDIPADLHDRVEFLGLVSEADKARMLRSVDVYVAPNTGGESFGMILTEAMAAGATIAASDLDAFRRVLDGGRAGALFPNGDQVALTRLLGELLDDPARRAALSACARQVVGTFDWPSVANRVLEVYATAIEATDGRVFDDEWS from the coding sequence GTGCGGATCGGGATCGTCTCGCCCTACTCGTTCGACGTCCCCGGCGGCGTGCAGAACCACATCATGGACCTGGCGGAGGCGCTGCTCGGCCTCGGTCACGTGGTGAGCGTGCTGGCGCCCGCCGACGACGACGCGGAACTGCCGGACTACCTGGTGCCCGCCGGACGTGCGGTGCCGCTGCCGTACAACGGGTCGGTCGCCCGGATCGCGTTCGGGCCGGTCTCCACGGCCCGGGTCCGGCGCTGGCTCAAGCACGGCGAGTTCGATGTGCTCCACGTGCACGAGCCGTTCTCGCCCAGCCTGTCGTTCCTGGCCGTGGTCTCCGCGCGCGGCCCGGTGGTGGCCACCTTCCACACCGCGATGACCCGGTCCCGGGCGCTCTCCGGGTTGCAGCCGTTCCTCCAGCCGGTGGCGGAGAAGATCACCGCCCGGATCGCGGTCAGCGAACTGGCCCGCAAGGTGCAGGTCGAGCACCTCGGTGGCGGCGCCGTCGAGATCCCCAACGGGGTCGCGGTGGCCAAGTTCGTCTCGGCTTCGCCCTTGCCGGGATGGCCCGGCCAGGGTGGGACGCTGGGCTTCCTGGGCCGGTTCACCGAGCCGCGCAAGGGCTTCCCCCTTCTGCGTACGGCGTACGTGTCGCTGGCTCGCGAACGCCCCGGGCTGCGGTTGTTGGTGGCCGGCCCGGGCGACCGCGACGAGCTGTACGACGACATCCCCGCCGACCTGCACGACCGGGTGGAGTTCCTGGGCCTGGTCTCCGAGGCGGACAAGGCCCGGATGCTGCGCAGCGTCGACGTCTACGTGGCCCCGAACACCGGCGGCGAGAGCTTCGGCATGATCCTCACCGAGGCGATGGCGGCCGGCGCGACGATCGCGGCGAGCGACCTGGACGCGTTCCGTCGGGTGCTGGACGGCGGCCGGGCCGGCGCGCTGTTCCCCAACGGCGACCAGGTCGCGCTCACCCGGCTGCTCGGCGAACTGCTGGACGACCCGGCCCGGCGGGCCGCCCTGTCCGCCTGCGCGCGTCAGGTGGTCGGGACGTTCGACTGGCCGAGTGTGGCCAACCGGGTGCTGGAGGTGTACGCGACCGCGATCGAGGCCACCGACGGGAGGGTTTTCGACGACGAGTGGTCCTGA